From the Manihot esculenta cultivar AM560-2 chromosome 14, M.esculenta_v8, whole genome shotgun sequence genome, the window CACTTCCCTCTTCTGCTTTTCTATCCACCAAGCACGTTCCTCTTCTTCATTTCTATCTACCACCCGCATTAAAACAACTGCACAAACTTGAAGGCACAAGGCTGCGGTAGACACGCAATGTAAGAGTACTCACAGACATAAAAGGCAAACAAAATCTAACATCACTgtgtaaacatatatatataaacttcaAAGACAAGTCAAAGTAAAAAAGTGGATGTTATGAGACACACATGCGGTTAATTTATCACAAAGCCATTCATGATATGAGAAGGCGGCATAACATTTGAGCAGTCAACACAATAGAAAATGTTGTTGCTAATGGCTGCTCAAACGAAATTTCACAATCAGGAAAGGTGGTTTTTGTGTTCTTACTACCATGACCGACATAAAAAGCTTTCAATGGGAACAAATGTTACCCTTGTAGGGAGGATATGGAGCTTGCATATGCAGTGCAGTCAAGTCTTCGCAAACATCTAAAGAGGAGGAAATAAAACCTTCTTATAGCAATTCATACTTCAACAAGCAGGCAAACCTTTTTAAATTTGCTCAGCCCTACGGGTGATATTTGCTAAATATAAAGGCACATTCAATGGCAAAGGTGTCTTATACAGCTGCAAATAAGCAAGGTGCAGAAAGTGGACAAGAAAAagaacatgcatgtgattagggCATCAAAAGGACATGTAACCTACCAAATCCAATTATAAGACCGTCTGGAACTCTTTTAACCCTCCCCACACTCTTCTTATGGGATTTGAATCGCTTGAGGGCTGGGTCTTCTGCCAAAAGCTGCAATATGTAGATTTAGAACCACAGAGCTCATGAATTAAAAACACCCCAAGTGACACTATGCCAAGTTGAGTTTACACATTAATTTGCACAACAACAAAATAATGCAGGTACGGTTGGACATTTATAGGTTAAAATACGAAAAGTTCCTTCACAAAAGTCATATAGTTTAGAGTCTTCAGACAGCTTGTGCTTAGCTAGCATTATCTTCATGCAGAAACCCCACTTAAATGACTTTCTAAGAGTGAGAAAGGAATAGATACCATGtcttaaaacaaaaagaaaatgaagcCATGTTATTTCATCAAAGCATAGAATGCAAGTGATGACTCAAAAAGCTCCAATAAGACCAGGAAATCCCAGTTCCACCATCCCAGCTGTGCCCTCAGGTGCCACTATTTTGTCCCTTAACACAAAAAAAAAGGTCGTTAATCATACGCGAAACCAAAAGATATCCAAAGCATGTCACTGGACCAAGTTGGTATTCAGATGATGGATCAACAATCAAGCCAGCACAATCGAAATTCAAGAACTCTTATTATCTAAAAGATTATACATTATACTAGACTGAAATGTCGCAAGCGATTTACTCGAAGGGAAAATCTTGATATCCATAAGACATTACAGCGGAAAGACCCTTTCTTTGAAGATACTTAAATAGTCataaaaatgaagaataaaacaTCTTTTCACCCCAAAAAAAGGGTTTTCAAAAACCTAAGCAATTAAGCAATAGCAAGTCATGACTGAGAAAAAGAAACTGTGAGGGAGAGATTGAGAAAGGAGAAACACACAGCTTTTTCGCGAGGCCCGGGTTCGACGTCGAATCCAGGACGCGAAAGAGAGAGTGCGTCCTGAGCCTTACGAATTACGAAAGAGAAGAAACGGTAAGAGGAATAGCTAAATCAAATACAAATCAATCAGAAAAACATCGATCAGATATAATCATAAGAACAAATTACCTGAGAGTGAGACCGAAAACGAGAAGAGATGGTGGAATTATTGAGCAAgaatgccttttttttttttccttcttcacGAGAAAAAATGATGGGGAGCGTGATCAGAATGGCTGACCCACCAGGAAATCTCTccttaaaaattgaaataatggATTTTGCAGTGGTGCCCCTGTATACtttcctctttcttttcttcttcgtATAAAAATGTGATTTTGGTGAAGCCCCGTCTGCCACGTATCTGAAGCAGTTGCCTTAAAACAGTTTCATTCTACGAGCTCAAACCAAAAGCTTGGAAACCACATGAGAAGAAAATGGCGTTGAGAGGAGCTGCCGTTGCATGCATTAGTGCAAGAAAATTTAATCATCCATCATCTATTCTTTCAATTCCTCGCTATCTCAGCCTCAGGTTTCATCATTCCTCTTCACCTCCTCTCCAGGGAAGATTTACATCATATCCCACTTTGAAAACTGGTGATCAATCACCCTCTGTGATTGACTTTCTCTTTAATTTCATCTTTTATATGTGATTTCATTTCATTTATTGATGGGCTCTTttctattagaaaaaaaaaaatattagtttacATGCTCATTAGAAAGAACTTTGAGTTTGGTTGGTTTTTGGGACTGTTTCAGAACCTCTTTAATATATGACGTCAAAAGAATCGTTGTAAGAAAGTTTTTTCGATTGTTGCAGTTGCTCTATTGTCATGTAAATGTAGATGGTCTCTTTCCAGGATTCAGGGATTCAATTCGTGCAATACATGAGGCAACCGTGGATCCTATAACCACCAAGAAACAAGATGAGAAGGAAGAATCGCAGCAGAACTGGAAAATTAAAATGCTATACGATGGAGATTGCCCTCTTTGCATGCGCGAGGTCTGCACTTAGCTCTCATTCCTgctattttatttctttctttgtttCCTTATTTGTTTATTAGCTTAATTATATTGACAGGTCAATATGCTTAGGGAGAGGAATAAAAGCTATGGCACTATAAAGTTTGTTGATATAAGTGCAGAGGATTACTCAGCAGAGGACAATCAAGGCCTAGATTACAAAACGGTAAGTAACTCGACCATGAATCTGCTCATGCTCACATGCGATCTGTATCAAAAGGAGATGATGataggattaaaaaaaaataaagatagaaACCAAGTCCATTATGGGTACTTATCTTAAAAAACCTACTCATTGAATCTGATTATTACTTGATACTGTTTTATTGGCTAGATTTTTTCGGTTTTCCTCTAAGTCGTGATGCTTGACTAACTGCACATTGTTTTGATGCTTAGCAAACTTTAGAGCAGCATTTTGTTATGTGTGCCTGGTGACAGTGACGAGTGTAGTTCATTTTGTAGGTTATGGGAAGAATTCATGCAGTCCTTTCTGATGGAACTGTGGTCACAGATGTTGAAGTATGCCTCCATTCTTAGCCTTTGTCCATCAAGTCTGCTTTCAGATTAGTAGTCCTGTTGCTATGTCCTCCTTAATGTGTCCTACTAATTGTTTCCATGAATCTTGCTGCTATAAGGTTTAGGATTTTGTGAAGTTAGTGGATGATCAAGTAAACTGTAAAAGCTAAATATCAGCTACTGATATTTGAGCTTGAACTCTAGCTCAAGTTCTCCATGAactgattaaaaaaaaacttcttgATGTCACTATTGCTGTTCTATAGAAGAGGTTCAGTTATAGATTTAGTGACATTATCAGAACAACATGATTTTGCTCTTATTAATCTATAGATTGCGAAACCCATATAAGTTGAGCTATTTCCAAAACAATTGATGTTATTGACAACTTCAGGCATTTAGAAGATTATATGAAGAAGTTGGTCTTGGATGGGTGTATGCCATTACTAAATATGAACCTGTAAGTCTCATATAATCATCTGTTGATTCCTTTTCTTCtcaataatgttttattattgacAACATCATGCTATTTTTAGGTTGCATCAATAGCTGATGCTGTATATGGTGTTTGGGCTAAATATCGTCTTCAAATTACTGGTAACAGCAGTATTTGCTTCTTGACTTGATTCATGGCTACTAGAATTCtgttatttctttttctcagtGGAAGACTTCAGTTGTTTAATGTCAATGGCATTTTTTGGTCTTAGGCCGACCACCTCTAGAAGAAGTATTGGAAGCAAGAAAAAAGAAGGTAATAAGCAAGTGCACTGGATAGAATTCTCCAACATCTTAAATGTTAGCATTTGTTTTCTTATCTCTATGtagttttcagtttttatgaGATTAATCAGAAAATCAAAATAACAGTCACTCTCTTAAGCAAGTGCACTGGAAGTTATTTGGTGTTGGTTTACACACGGCTTTCTGTTTTCTTGCAGGGTGAAATATGCAATGATGACAGTGCTTGTAAGATGTGAACTCCCTTCAAAGAACCAGATATTAGGATTTTTTAACAGAATCTCTATAGTTTGATCaacttttaattacatcatgttctGAACTTGGTCTTGAGCTCATATCCAGAAGCTGCCACAACTAAAGAAAAAGGTGTCTTCCTTTCTGATAGTGGTGGATATTCTCGATAATATATCCTACTAGTAGTGATGTAATACGATATGTTACACAAATGCTACTGTAAATCTCAGACTTGTATATCGTTCTTATACCAAAAGTGGCTCCATGATTTGACTCATAGTTCTCATCTCTTTTCCCATCACCCACTGTTATTCATTGTCTCGGCTCATATGCCACCGCCTACTTCCTTTCGGTTTTCTTCTCCAATATTTGCATTTGAGGCTAGCTTTCCTTCTTGTGACTTCCAGTGGTTTTTTTTATTCGGTTTGAATGTAGTTGGGTGCTTCGtgtatttcagtttgttttgaaTCTTCTTTTTTGTTAATTGTTTCTGTTAAATTTGGTTGTCCAGTCTAGCCAGCCATTCAGGCAATGGTCAGGTACGCCCCTACATCTGAGGATTTCTTGAAGCCTCCTCCATCAAAACCATCAGAGATGGGCtcgattaaaacttaaaattctcTATGACAAATTGATGATGAAAATAAATGTTGTTATACAAAGAGTCACTATTAACAACATCCTTTCTGCGTTGAGAATTTTGGGTGGCGAAACCCATTATCCCTACCTGCCAAAAGATGGATAAAAGCAAACTGATAGTTGTGGCCTTATctgaaatgaaaatttcaagATGCCACAAAAATTTCACCTCAGCATGCCATGAATGGTGCTAATGAGCAGTTCAACGTAACAAATAGCATACAGTGCTCATCACAGATGGATggatattgaaaaaatattcaaTTGCTTTTATTGCAGAAATGCACAAGTACAAAATGATAATAACATGAAAGCTACATAATTTGAAGCATAACTGTTTTTTGCAGCTTTAACTCTTGTATTCAGGCTTGAACTTGAGCAACGCATTGCATCTACCTATGTACAGTCTAATGTCAAAAGAAAAGATTAAACTCCACGGCATGGCCAGGACATATAAATCAGATGTATCTACAACTTCTGACGCCCACTTGACTTGAAAACTGCACACAAAATTTTTACTCAGGCAGCACTGTCTGATACTATATTCGGCCATTTGATGGTAACTTTTTCTGTATTCAACTAATATCTATGAAATTCTCTAACACGAGTCTTTTTTGAAGCCACATGTCTCCTAATAGAGAACCATTTCAACACACTAGAGATCTTTGTCCATCTTCTCTGAGCCTTATCAACTGCAACAGCTGTAGAACGCGTCAATAGGAAGCCATCCAGAGCACTTTGTAAATCAGCTGGGGGTTCCAGACTAAGATTTTGAGACTGCAGATCTGTATCAAAAAACCGCAGATGATCCTCATCACAGAAAGCTTGAGTCATGGCATCAGTGTCACATAAGAGAGGGTTGGAGACTTGGCCTGGGAAACTCAGTGTCTGATCATATCTAAGACCCATATTTTCAATACTGTGCAAAGAATAATCATCCAAGCTACTCACACCCCCAACAGAATACATAGATGAAATGATATCTGGAGAAGCAGCATTTGGCTGTGGATAATCAAATCCACCCATCTTGTGTGAAGCCAAAACCTTGCTTCCATTAGAATTCTCTGTCCTGGGCGAATGTGAGGGGTAAGGAATGTTGGACAAGTGGGAAGAGCCATCCACAAGAGAAGCTTCATCATCAAAAGAGATAACATCCTCAGGGTGTTCAAATGCAGCAATTACCAAAGTTTGAGCATCAACCTGATGGCAAAATTGACCCTGAGAAGcccaaaaaatagaaaaacaagtactaaataaaataaaagttgagGTTAAAAGAGTTGGCGTACCTTCTCAGTTTCAGACAGCTTATCTACAGGAACATACTGGCAATCAGAAAGGAGCCCCATAACTTGTCCCACAACATTGAAGACCACACCACTTTTCGGTTGAGAACCAGGAGTGCAGTATAAATACATTTTCTTATCCAGCACACATGTCCGTGCATGTTCTACAGTTACCTCCCACATCTTAGCGGACATACCTGTGCCAAGAACCTGCACATACCCATTAAAATCTTCATCTTAAGAAATCACAGTAGCTAAACTTATTCAAGAAAGACGCAAAACCTTAATGAGGCATGGACACAAAACATGGCAAACTGAGGTCAAGTTTATTTCAGTTCTCAGTTTCTGGTTCTCAATTTTCATCCTTGGAGAAGTGCCTAGCAGCCAAGGACAATGATAAAATATTTCCACCTTACATGGGCTTGAGGTGTCGGCCACGGTGAAATTTAAAGCATACATGCTTATTGGTATTGATCAGTTATACAAAAATAAGGTGCTGACATCAATCAAGATACTGCTTTCAACTTAGTCACTAACAAAACAATCTCAATTTCCTTTATAAGTTTCTTAAGTTGAGAAGGCGTTCCAGTTATGAATAGGCAAGGTTTTTCTTTAACCAATTTCTGACTTTCAAGAagacattttattattttccaatttaaaaataaaatattacgaGGTCATAAATGCAGGATTCTGAAAAGTAAATAACTTACGAAAACTGTGCTAGGTCCCCAATAATTTGAATGGAAGATAATAAAAAGCATCACAAAGGTATAATTTACAAATTACAACTTATGAGATAAAAGCAATAAATCTTACGTGGCGAAGCCTTTGAGGATCTATAAAGAGCTGAGTCAGGAAATCTTTCACAGTGTTGATATTTTCCCTACTCAATCGCTTATGGAAAGCCCCATCTTTTCCAATCTTTTCTAATCTCCATACCTCATCAAACAGCGATGGAGGGTGGTGCTTCTTGTACACTGCAACCAAAAACAAATGGTGAAAACAAAATTCACTTCTATCTAATTCTCATGATTACTAAACTAAAACCTTTTCTCCTCATAACTTTTGGACTTCCCAGAATGCATCAGTTCATACAGTTTACCTGACAGCCAACATCAGTATCTCAATGTTATCAATTCAGAAAGTCTAAATAAGACATCCACCTCCCTGGCTGAGGGAGGCACTTTTTGTAAAAGTCACATTTATAGCCATATCTCATAAGCATGCTCATCAAATAATTTTCAATAGTTTCATCGGAGTCAATTTCTAAGATATTTAGTCACAGAATGATTCCGACTGACCATTCTACAGAATAGTTTTTTTTTCCCCAATGAGTTTCaattttcacttttattttGCAAGTAAAAACTAAAGTGCTTTAGATTCTGTGATATTTATACCCTTACTAATCAAATATGAATGCATGAATCAGTACTCACATTCTCCTCGGTGATCCCTGACAATAAAAGATTCTGTCTTTGCCTCCCTCACATTAATTCCATCAAAATTATCCACAAATCTTGCCCCAAGCCTGAACCTACGGCTTCTAGTCCAGCTCGAATTATCTGTAAATGAAATTTCACCCACTATACCAATGCCCTCACTTAGATTCAGAAAAACATCTCCTGTAAGAAGGGGCTTctttccttctctctctctgacAATGTTATTCTTGAACTCATCATGCGCCCAATTGTCACCCTCATCACCATCAAAATCACCTTCAAGAACCACAATTTCCACCTTGGCAGAAGCTTCAGGGCCAGAATTAACTATTTCCCCAGTAAGAATATCAATTAAAGCTACTTTTATGGCAGAATATTCTTCTCCTTCAATTCGAGCACCAGTGAACACTGGAAGAGAGAGGTTGTTTGAGAATTGCAGTTTTAAGCTTCTTAATTCAGAATAatctttttcttctccattatttctgtgcacacaaaaagaaaagaagggaaAAAGAATTGCTTATAAGACTGTAGCGCCAGGGATTAAGAGACATTACTAGCTTCTAAGAGCACACATTTCTCGCTACTTCTTCCTAGTGCCCTCACATGGATGGATAAAGTTttcaaaaccttcagaaaattGATTCTTACCGTTTAAAGTTGGCCAAATGTTTTTTAAGAGCTAATTCAATTTCTTCTTTGACCTGTAAATGCAAAATATGGAAGACTGGTCATCAATATACAATCAAAAGGATTCCATGTATTATTCACAAAGAGCAACAGTAAAAGGGAGGTCATCAAGTTAACTAAACTATAGGATTTGCAAGCATTCCTGTTATCTACAATTGCTAAAGCAAATTGAACAAAAGATTGACAAACtcttaattaaatatgaattccATGAAATTGATGATGCCCATGACACTCATGAAATAACTTGAAGTGTATGTTTCAAATTTCAGTTTACTTTTCATTGCAACTCTATTTTAACCTAGAGTTCCAGGTGGCTTAAAACCTCACTTAGTGAAAAAGACACCAGCCCATCATGCAAAAAGAAATATGCTCAATTGCCAACATATCCCTTTCCAAAGGAAATTGTGGATTAATAAATTATCATGGGAACACACATACCACCCTGCGAATCAATGGCTCCAAAACTGGTTCCAACAAATGGTGGGCTGATTGCATCTTAATCACCTCCTGAACCACACTTAACATTAAAAAGAAGTAAATTAGTTGCTGAAAGAGCAAGTCAAGAAAACCATTACAAGCAAAATTTTTAATAGCCATTAAGATCCAAAGAAAAGGTATTGACAAGAATGATCTTTTGTAAAGAAACGTTTGTTAATTACCAAAAATTATCAACAGAAATACATTCACGTTCCACTACAAAAAGCACAGTTCACACCAATTTTCATGAAGTTGATACACAAAGtagaaaattcattaattgaACTCACAAGCACCATTCCCCCGTGCAATTTAGAGATCCTAATGTCTCTTTAACAGAACAACCAAAATCAATTTCTCTAAATAACATGCTTAAAGAAAATCAGTAATCAAGTCcatccaaaatttaaatttttctcaTAAAATTTCAACGATACTCATCATGGGCAAAGCACACTTGCAAGCAATTTCAACTAAGGTGGCAAGGTTTTGACTTGTGTTTCAACTTTCATCATAGAACACAAACTTAGTAATTACAATCTCAATCAAGTTTAGAAACTGAACAAAACCCAATTCGTCTCATTCATAAAATCACAATCCaacaaattaagaaaaaaaaaaactcacttCTTCAAATTAAACCTCCTCCTCTTCTCCTCAGTATTATTCCCTTCCGGACGAGACTTGGGCTCCTCAGGCTGCCTCTTCTGCGACATTATGACAACCCAAAACAAAACCAAACCCGACCCCCAACAACATCAACAGCAAAACACTATCTGTTGCTGGTAGGCAATAAAAAGAAACAGCGATCATCAACGAGGCCAACAACAGAAAGAGACAAAGAGACCAACATGCGGCACGCAGGAAGAAGAATAAAAGAGGAAGAAGGCAATCAATTATCTATGTGCAGATAGAACGAAAACGGGTATTTTATATGAAGGCAATAATTGCTACTTAATTACCTGCATCCAACaacaaccaaaaaaaaaaaaaaagttctggTGTTGTGCTTCTGATTTGAAGCTGATGTGGGTCTGTCATGCATGTATATATACATGTATGGATGCATGTgtgtatgtatatgtatgaggTATGTGTACCTAGTTGCTGCTATCCGTTATCTGGGTTTGGCGGCATCTGCTTTGGCTCTTCGCTCATCTTCGAGGCTCGTCCTTCTGCAGTGAAATCGTTTACAGTAAAGTAAACTGATTACTCCGTTTCGATAAGACAGAGACGGAGAGGAGGCATCTGTGTGGCCCACACAAAGCGCGTTATCAGTGGGTCCGTACATTCCTACGCGGTTTTCGGGTTAagaatgactttttttttttttttaaattaataataatttttttagatgaACTAGCatttaaaagatattaaaataatttatttatttatgagttAGAAAATCTTTTGGTTCATAATAAATTAGATTTCATAAATctaagaaatttttaaattaggaTTTTTTAGAGTTTAAATTAGGACTTTTTAGAGTTTAAATATGGATTTaactaatattaattttaaaatgtaaatcaATAACGAATTTGACATGTAAACCAATTTTAAGATTTAACtacaattacaataaaatttaaaaaaatgtggtctaaaattaaaaatattagttataattataattaacgtaaaattttaaatttttatattcaattatataaataatttaaaagttaataaaaaatttattatataaaattaaaatttttaattataacatAACTAGTAAAATTTGAGTATTATATTTGGAATGGACatttataatttaagaaaaatttctGTTTACCTACACTGACGTATCATGTAATtgcaataaatattttatataaaattcagtCGTGCTGATTTGATTGATAACGACAACTTCTTTTTTTTCCGTGAGATCGTACAGTCAGTACTTAAATTAAGAATTacttattcttttaaaaaaaattattatttagtatttaaatataaaaatatttttttaattttaaaaaaaatatattaaaataataaaaaataaaaaatttattaaaaaatttaatcaattaaattaaattaaattaaatcgaataaattaatttaattcaatttaatttttattaaaaattaatttaatttaatttttataaatattaaaattttataaattagatTCCTGAATTTTGAATCGAATCAACATGATactcatttttaattaaaatattaataatatgttaaaaaatatattaattattttttattaattttaattattaaatattaaaattaattattttaatttttataaaattaaattactgactattaaatttttttctattatcaaaattaaataataaaatatttaatatttcaaattaaaaaaattaattaataattttttaaattaattaatgatttttttaaattaggaaATGTTGGTCCACTCCCAATCAATAAGTATACAGCCACGTGTAAAATCAACATTTTAAAACGATAAATCAGTTTATAACTATTTAAAAGTTGCTTGCTGCTTACATGTGCTTACGTCATGATGTGGGTAATCAACGATTAGTATTTTTTAAGGATATTATTAGTATAAAATAGTTATAATCCAGTATCTAGAATTCATTACAATAAAAGACTGTGTTTTATACtctattttgaaaattaaattaaaaatatatattttaatatcaaattacacatttttattttaaaattatccattcctttaaaaaaaatcaatccatTTCACACAGCCCCTCAAACGAAGCCCATCTTTCAAAGCCCAAACCAAGCAAATAACTGACAATTTGCTGAACACTTCGGCACATTATCTTACTTTAGTTCAGAAACTGAAATTATTTgataaacaaaaatttaaaatttcagtaTCTAATTTCtctattcaaaaattaaaaaaaaaaaaacatttaatttaataacatGTGTATTGAGTATGAATTACAATTGAAGCTAAAGCAATCATTATCAGAATATCCAAACCTCACTTCCAGGAATCTTCCTTTGTCTTCATTCCTAAAAATTTTTTCCAACATTATAAATTGCAAGTAAACAATGGAGAAAGCAACCCTCTTCTCCAAATTCCATAACTATCCATGTAATTTTCACATGGGATGATAAGTAAAGTAAAGAGATGATAGTAGCAGTGGAGATAGGAAGGATCTCAATGTCCTGTAACAGTTTTCTACGTCAATTATTGGAAAACAACAACAATTTTACATTGGCAAACTACTTTCCAGGAACGTTCTTCCAtttagaattatgtttttcCATGCACAAACAAGAACACGTGATTCTAATAATATTATAGTGTTTGATTATGCAATAggcaaatattttaatatcatttttctaaaatttatttttatatattttttttaatagagaTTTAAGGTGAATCTATTGATAGAGTGATATGCTTTTtgactatttatatataatattatagtgTTTGATTATGCAATCCAATTAAAATTTGACATTAAATGGATTTGATATGATTAAATCTAAGCTCGGgaacattttttttaatctatagTCATGATCTATTAAATAAaacaaagaataaaaatggtaaaatcaacatgcataaaagataatataaatattttttttaaaaaaatagcttttaatatagttaatttaatcaaaaaatatatggtaatttgagtttaatttcaaatcgaattaaattaaataaatcgaaaattaaaatgttaatacttgattgaaataattataaattttttttatatattataaaaaataatttattcattaattagttc encodes:
- the LOC110599851 gene encoding uncharacterized protein LOC110599851, which encodes MWFPSNCFRYVADGASPKSHFYTKKKRKRKVYRGTTAKSIISIFKERFPGGSAILITLPIIFSREEGKKKKAFLLNNSTISSRFRSHSQAQDALSLSRPGFDVEPGPREKALLAEDPALKRFKSHKKSVGRVKRVPDGLIIGFDVCEDLTALHMQAPYPPYKALCLQVCAVVLMRVVDRNEEEERAWWIEKQKREVLE
- the LOC110630839 gene encoding uncharacterized protein At5g50100, chloroplastic isoform X2, with product MALRGAAVACISARKFNHPSSILSIPRYLSLRFHHSSSPPLQGRFTSYPTLKTGFRDSIRAIHEATVDPITTKKQDEKEESQQNWKIKMLYDGDCPLCMREVNMLRERNKSYGTIKFVDISAEDYSAEDNQGLDYKTAFRRLYEEVGLGWVYAITKYEPVASIADAVYGVWAKYRLQITGRPPLEEVLEARKKKGEICNDDSACKM
- the LOC110630839 gene encoding uncharacterized protein At5g50100, chloroplastic isoform X1 → MALRGAAVACISARKFNHPSSILSIPRYLSLRFHHSSSPPLQGRFTSYPTLKTGFRDSIRAIHEATVDPITTKKQDEKEESQQNWKIKMLYDGDCPLCMREVNMLRERNKSYGTIKFVDISAEDYSAEDNQGLDYKTVMGRIHAVLSDGTVVTDVEAFRRLYEEVGLGWVYAITKYEPVASIADAVYGVWAKYRLQITGRPPLEEVLEARKKKGEICNDDSACKM
- the LOC110630838 gene encoding calmodulin-binding protein 60 A isoform X1, whose product is MSQKRQPEEPKSRPEGNNTEEKRRRFNLKNVVQEVIKMQSAHHLLEPVLEPLIRRVVKEEIELALKKHLANFKRNNGEEKDYSELRSLKLQFSNNLSLPVFTGARIEGEEYSAIKVALIDILTGEIVNSGPEASAKVEIVVLEGDFDGDEGDNWAHDEFKNNIVREREGKKPLLTGDVFLNLSEGIGIVGEISFTDNSSWTRSRRFRLGARFVDNFDGINVREAKTESFIVRDHRGELYKKHHPPSLFDEVWRLEKIGKDGAFHKRLSRENINTVKDFLTQLFIDPQRLRHVLGTGMSAKMWEVTVEHARTCVLDKKMYLYCTPGSQPKSGVVFNVVGQVMGLLSDCQYVPVDKLSETEKVDAQTLVIAAFEHPEDVISFDDEASLVDGSSHLSNIPYPSHSPRTENSNGSKVLASHKMGGFDYPQPNAASPDIISSMYSVGGVSSLDDYSLHSIENMGLRYDQTLSFPGQVSNPLLCDTDAMTQAFCDEDHLRFFDTDLQSQNLSLEPPADLQSALDGFLLTRSTAVAVDKAQRRWTKISSVLKWFSIRRHVASKKTRVREFHRY
- the LOC110630838 gene encoding calmodulin-binding protein 60 A isoform X2 translates to MQSAHHLLEPVLEPLIRRVVKEEIELALKKHLANFKRNNGEEKDYSELRSLKLQFSNNLSLPVFTGARIEGEEYSAIKVALIDILTGEIVNSGPEASAKVEIVVLEGDFDGDEGDNWAHDEFKNNIVREREGKKPLLTGDVFLNLSEGIGIVGEISFTDNSSWTRSRRFRLGARFVDNFDGINVREAKTESFIVRDHRGELYKKHHPPSLFDEVWRLEKIGKDGAFHKRLSRENINTVKDFLTQLFIDPQRLRHVLGTGMSAKMWEVTVEHARTCVLDKKMYLYCTPGSQPKSGVVFNVVGQVMGLLSDCQYVPVDKLSETEKVDAQTLVIAAFEHPEDVISFDDEASLVDGSSHLSNIPYPSHSPRTENSNGSKVLASHKMGGFDYPQPNAASPDIISSMYSVGGVSSLDDYSLHSIENMGLRYDQTLSFPGQVSNPLLCDTDAMTQAFCDEDHLRFFDTDLQSQNLSLEPPADLQSALDGFLLTRSTAVAVDKAQRRWTKISSVLKWFSIRRHVASKKTRVREFHRY